GGTTATCGCGCTCAGAATGGCAGAAGATATGACTCTTTGACAGTGTTAAGGACGACCTGTGTCAACGTCCTCTCTATGTACTCCATCGTTGCCACTTTCTTGATGAATGCATTCAGATCATGCCTGCTTGCAAATCTTGCGATTATTATGGAATCCCATTCTCCAGTCACATCATACACTGCCGAAATGTGCCTGTCAGCGGCAATCTTTCTCTGAACATCCATCAGTTTCCCCTTTGAAATCTGGATGCCGATGATGGCTGTCATGTCAAATCCGGTTTTCGATGGATCAACAATTGTGGAGTATCCTGTTATGACTCCCTCCCCCTCCATCTTCTTCACTCTTGATGAAACAGTATTGAGAGACATGCCAAGCTCTCTTGCTATGTCCCTGTAGCTCTTCCTTGCATTCTCCTGCAAAACGCGCAGTATTGACAGATCCGTTCTGTCAAGCTCGAACGCCGACATTTCTGGCACCCTGAGATCCTAAATGCACCGCTGCACTTCAAACCTGCTGCCGTTCTGCAGGCAACCCGCCTCACATCTGCAGCCAGGAGTCGACAAAGCTGTCGACAACATTGTCAAGAAAGGTCGACCTGTAAGTGATGATTATTCTTACAACTTCATCCACGTCGGCGATTTCATATGTCGTCCCGCTGCCTGATCTGTTCTCCCTGACTATGCCGGACATGAGAAGCTTCTTCATATGGAATGAGAGCGCACTTTTTGTAAATTCAAACTGAGAAAGTATGCCGTCGAACGTGCTGTTTCCGTTCTGTATCAGATATATTGCTATTCTCCTCGGCGTCTTGAGCTTCAGGACTGAGAGCATTTCCCTGTCGACTTTGCCGACTTCGTGTGAAACATAATACCTCTTTCTGAAGCCGTCATCTACGGATGTCAGAAGCTTCATGTCTTCAAGTATGCCAAGATGGTATTGTATGAGCCCGAATTGCATGGCCAGCTCTCTCTCTATCTCCCTGATATATGTGCCAGGTCTGTCGCTGATAAACTGAAAAATCCTGCGTCTTGTTTCCAGGGATAATGGATCCTTCTCCATCCGCTTCCCACGTTATTTGAATACTGCAGCATAGAAGAACAGCAGAACTGCAAGGTCAAGCACACCTGACAGTAAGAGGAAGTACGAGTACGCTGCGCCCTGTGTCAGCGCAAGATAGAGCATGAATACTTCCTTCAGGAAGTAGAAGCCAAAGGCCACTGAGAGCAATGCCGTTTTCGCACTCTTCACTCTCAGCAAGCTGATCACCGATACAATGAACAGCATCAGCGAAAAGCCTAGCACCAGAAACGTCAGAAACAGCACGATTCCATTCATCCGATCACCGTTCAGGACAGGTGAGTCATTGACTTTAAAGCTAAAGGACTGTTCTTTGTTGCATGAATCCGGGGTGAGGCATTCACGAGCCGAATCCCTTTTCTAAACAATTATATAGTGTTATTGCGAAATGAAAAGACCGCATCAGCTGTTGTGATTGGAATGAGCACAAAGAAACGAATGTTACTTCTTGCGATAGCGATTTCGTGCATGCTTGGCGCAAGCGCCGTTCACGTCCAGATGCATCCTCGTACACAGATTCCTATCCAATCTTCACCACAGACTCTTTCTGTAAACACCTCTTTCCGATTTCAGTCGATTATAAACGAGTCCTTTTACGGCACAAATTCCTCTACAACTCTTTTTTCACCGTTTACATTTTCACAGAATAATTTGTCTGTGCACGGAAAATATGTTGATTTTGTTCTTGGATATGGCGGCTACGGGCCGGAGATTTTCAATTTCCACCTGAACCAGAGTCCTATTTCGGGTTTTTCGGCACAGTTGTTCAGTTCCATGTCATTCCTTTCCGCTTCTCTCTCTTCATTAACACCCGGCGTCAGGGGACCCATATTCTATGTCTATTCCAATTCCCTTCTGCTCATCATTCATGATGATCCTCAGGGTATAATCCAGCTTTACTCAAACAATGAAACCGTATACACCACGATGTCTCTCTCAGACAATATGACATTTTCAGGCAAACTCCAGTCCGGCATGTTGATACAGAAGGGATTCAGCGCAGTGACTTATTCAAATGCGAATATGACCGGTTACATCATGACCGGCGGCTCAAACCTCAGTCTCAACTCGACTTCATTCAACCGGATTTCAGGTTATGATGAAATTCAGACCGCCTTGCCTGCATATTCATTCCTCTCCTCTTTCCAGGTGCCCAATACCGTCAGCGCTCTCAGCTCGGCACTCAGCTACCTAGCACAGGGCATGGCGAGCGGTGTTGTTTCCTACGTTGCTTCGGCAACGCTATCCGGCAGTTCATTCTCTTATGAGTCTTCTTTCTCCGTCCCCTCTATTGCCGTGACCTCCGTCAGTGCCGCAAGAAACAATATTCATGTGGCGGTTGGTGGCAGCGGTGTCAACAGTCCGGCAACAATGGTATTCCTCTTCGATGGGGCTATATACAACCTGACTGCGAGTCAGGCATATGTGTATGTCAATGGTGCAAGGATCAGCCATCAGGCAGGTCTGACATCTATACTCATGAATGGTCCGGGCAATTTAACATCTTACAATGTAACACATATCGGGAGTTACACGCTTGTTGCGATCAGTTCTCCAAGTCAGATATCGGATATCAGACTTTCAACCGCTTCCTCTCCGGGCTTCCTGTCCTCTGTTTCCGGAGCAGCCTCAGGCCTTATTCCTCTGGTCGCCGCTCTGTCTGTAATATCAATAGCCTCGGTCGCCCTCTACAGAAGAAAATCTAGAGAAGAATCCTGAATTTCACCGCTTGGAATTCGGTGTTTTCATTATCTTTATGACCCCGGATTCCAAGGCGAGAACCGCACCCGGCTTGCCGTTGGGAACTCCGGAGATTATGTTCATGTTTCTTTCAAGGAGCGCGAGTTCTCTCTTCTCCAGCGTATGTGTGTCCAGTGAGACAAGAAGAACCGAATCCCTGATTATGAGCAAATCACGGATGTGATTGAGAAAGCCCATAACAAGATCGAAGCCATTCTGATTTATGAGGTATTCTACTCCGTCAAGCATGACTATGCAGGGCGAATTGTCCTTGGTAAATGAGACGATCTTCTTCAGTATCAGGTTTGTCTGGGTTGGTTCGATACACTCCCTGCCCACAACGTGTGTCAGCCAGATGACGTTGGATCCGCTCCCGTTGTAGATGGATTTGACCCTTTCCGGATATTCCCGCGTGATAAGGAGCGTCTTGAAACCCTGTACCGAGGTTTCGGCATAAATATCGAAGAAGAATGACGGTTTCGGTTCTTCAAT
This window of the Candidatus Sysuiplasma acidicola genome carries:
- a CDS encoding Lrp/AsnC family transcriptional regulator, producing MSAFELDRTDLSILRVLQENARKSYRDIARELGMSLNTVSSRVKKMEGEGVITGYSTIVDPSKTGFDMTAIIGIQISKGKLMDVQRKIAADRHISAVYDVTGEWDSIIIARFASRHDLNAFIKKVATMEYIERTLTQVVLNTVKESYLLPF
- a CDS encoding DUF835 domain-containing protein, with translation MDQTHEKRILLEIDSHRIVSGEVYIIEEPKPSFFFDIYAETSVQGFKTLLITREYPERVKSIYNGSGSNVIWLTHVVGRECIEPTQTNLILKKIVSFTKDNSPCIVMLDGVEYLINQNGFDLVMGFLNHIRDLLIIRDSVLLVSLDTHTLEKRELALLERNMNIISGVPNGKPGAVLALESGVIKIMKTPNSKR